Proteins encoded by one window of Babylonia areolata isolate BAREFJ2019XMU chromosome 8, ASM4173473v1, whole genome shotgun sequence:
- the LOC143284462 gene encoding uncharacterized protein LOC143284462 isoform X1 yields MCGCRRVMGISGCLSLSLSMDSNITLWQFLLELLLSNQHQSIIHWTNTEGEFKLVNAEEVAKLWGLRKNKHNMNYDKLSRALRYYYDKNIIKKVMGQKFVYKFVSFPEIVKTETKIPFKVKMESIAQERYGQQVLPHFASYNANDIKSSARQAAQWHSANAAAAAAAERQSAEESLVAHEHARRESVLHRRSRSRSSSPLELTTKRDPHRRPDSNGSHGSIHSHSEREREREREREREREREIRRERERERESYRERELIREREYDRQREREREVYREREREERESRESYWERERESYREPDRDSYRDREVDSYREREREREEARERHYESSAHRTSPVNSSFVPVITTTSSTSSKPKPCPIILAPTAVSPVPPPAHPQLPQLPPSSALAAAATSVTMATHGPIPSPTAKHPLHPMSSLSGSLHTPLFLSSPMLGGPRTPNPMLHFWSSLSPAVTLSPRLGSATGASAFQFPSYPTIAYSPIVASFPHPLDTPGIVPSPTSRSIPVL; encoded by the exons CCCTGAGCATGGACTCGAACATCACCCTGTGGCAGTTTCTGCTGGAGCTGCTGCTGAGCAACCAGCACCAGAGCATCATCCACTGGACCAACACGGAGGGCGAGTTCAAGCTGGTCAACGCCGAGGAGGTGGCCAAGCTCTGGGGCCTCCGCAAGAACAAGCACAACATGAACTACGACAAGCTCTCTCGAGCGCTGCGCTACTACTACGACAAGAACATCATCAAGAAGGTGATGGGGCAGAAGTTCGTCTACAAGTTCGTGTCCTTCCCCGAGATCGTCAAGACTGAGACCAAG ATCCCTTTCAAGGTGAAGATGGAGTCCATCGCCCAGGAGCGCTACGGGCAACAGGTGCTGCCTCACTTCGCCTCCTACAACGCCAACGACATCAAGTCCTCCGCCCGACAGGCCGCCCAGTGGCACTCGGCCAACGCCGCCGCAGCAGCCGCCGCCGAGCGACAGTCGGCCGAGGAGAGCCTGGTGGCACACGAACACGCCCGCCGTGAGAGTGTCCTGCACCGACGCAGTCGCAGCCGGAGCTCCTCACCTCTGGAACTGACGACCAAGAGAGACCCCCACAGACGACCCGACAGCAACGGCAGTCACGGCAGCATCCACAGccattcggagagagagagagaaagggagagagagagagagagggaaagagagagggagattcgccgggagagggagcgagagcgcGAAAGCTACCGTGAGAGGGAGCTGATCCGCGAGCGGGAATatgacaggcagagggagagagagagggaggtgtacagagagcgggagagggaggagagagagtcgAGGGAGAGCTACTgggagagggagcgggagagCTACAGAGAGCCGGACAGGGACAGCTACCGGGACAGGGAAGTAGACAGCTAccgggagcgggagagagagcgcGAGGAGGCGCGCGAGCGTCACTACGAGAGCTCCGCCCACAGGACGTCCCCGGTGAACTCGTCCTTCGTgcccgtcatcaccaccacctcctccacctcctccaagcCCAAGCCCTGCCCTATCATCCTGGCTCCCACCGCCGTGTCCCCCGTCCCTCCGCCCGCCCACCCCCAGCTGCCTCAGCTCCCGCCGTCGTCGGCCCTGGCCGCCGCCGCCACCTCCGTTACCATGGCAACTCACGGCCCCATCCCATCGCCAACGGCCAAGCACCCGCTGCACCCCATGTCCTCGCTCAGCGGCAGTCTGCACACGCCGCTCTTCCTGTCCAGCCCCATGCTGGGCGGGCCCCGAACCCCCAACCCTATGCTGCACTTCTGGTCCTCGCTCAGCCCCGCCGTCACCTTGTCGCCCCGCCTGGGGTCGGCCACGGGGGCCTCGGCCTTCCAGTTCCCCAGCTACCCCACCATCGCCTACTCGCCCATCGTggcctccttcccccacccactgGACACGCCCGGCATTGTGCCCTCGCCCACCTCTCGCAGCATTCCTGTCTTATGA
- the LOC143284462 gene encoding uncharacterized protein LOC143284462 isoform X2 yields MDSNITLWQFLLELLLSNQHQSIIHWTNTEGEFKLVNAEEVAKLWGLRKNKHNMNYDKLSRALRYYYDKNIIKKVMGQKFVYKFVSFPEIVKTETKIPFKVKMESIAQERYGQQVLPHFASYNANDIKSSARQAAQWHSANAAAAAAAERQSAEESLVAHEHARRESVLHRRSRSRSSSPLELTTKRDPHRRPDSNGSHGSIHSHSEREREREREREREREREIRRERERERESYRERELIREREYDRQREREREVYREREREERESRESYWERERESYREPDRDSYRDREVDSYREREREREEARERHYESSAHRTSPVNSSFVPVITTTSSTSSKPKPCPIILAPTAVSPVPPPAHPQLPQLPPSSALAAAATSVTMATHGPIPSPTAKHPLHPMSSLSGSLHTPLFLSSPMLGGPRTPNPMLHFWSSLSPAVTLSPRLGSATGASAFQFPSYPTIAYSPIVASFPHPLDTPGIVPSPTSRSIPVL; encoded by the exons ATGGACTCGAACATCACCCTGTGGCAGTTTCTGCTGGAGCTGCTGCTGAGCAACCAGCACCAGAGCATCATCCACTGGACCAACACGGAGGGCGAGTTCAAGCTGGTCAACGCCGAGGAGGTGGCCAAGCTCTGGGGCCTCCGCAAGAACAAGCACAACATGAACTACGACAAGCTCTCTCGAGCGCTGCGCTACTACTACGACAAGAACATCATCAAGAAGGTGATGGGGCAGAAGTTCGTCTACAAGTTCGTGTCCTTCCCCGAGATCGTCAAGACTGAGACCAAG ATCCCTTTCAAGGTGAAGATGGAGTCCATCGCCCAGGAGCGCTACGGGCAACAGGTGCTGCCTCACTTCGCCTCCTACAACGCCAACGACATCAAGTCCTCCGCCCGACAGGCCGCCCAGTGGCACTCGGCCAACGCCGCCGCAGCAGCCGCCGCCGAGCGACAGTCGGCCGAGGAGAGCCTGGTGGCACACGAACACGCCCGCCGTGAGAGTGTCCTGCACCGACGCAGTCGCAGCCGGAGCTCCTCACCTCTGGAACTGACGACCAAGAGAGACCCCCACAGACGACCCGACAGCAACGGCAGTCACGGCAGCATCCACAGccattcggagagagagagagaaagggagagagagagagagagggaaagagagagggagattcgccgggagagggagcgagagcgcGAAAGCTACCGTGAGAGGGAGCTGATCCGCGAGCGGGAATatgacaggcagagggagagagagagggaggtgtacagagagcgggagagggaggagagagagtcgAGGGAGAGCTACTgggagagggagcgggagagCTACAGAGAGCCGGACAGGGACAGCTACCGGGACAGGGAAGTAGACAGCTAccgggagcgggagagagagcgcGAGGAGGCGCGCGAGCGTCACTACGAGAGCTCCGCCCACAGGACGTCCCCGGTGAACTCGTCCTTCGTgcccgtcatcaccaccacctcctccacctcctccaagcCCAAGCCCTGCCCTATCATCCTGGCTCCCACCGCCGTGTCCCCCGTCCCTCCGCCCGCCCACCCCCAGCTGCCTCAGCTCCCGCCGTCGTCGGCCCTGGCCGCCGCCGCCACCTCCGTTACCATGGCAACTCACGGCCCCATCCCATCGCCAACGGCCAAGCACCCGCTGCACCCCATGTCCTCGCTCAGCGGCAGTCTGCACACGCCGCTCTTCCTGTCCAGCCCCATGCTGGGCGGGCCCCGAACCCCCAACCCTATGCTGCACTTCTGGTCCTCGCTCAGCCCCGCCGTCACCTTGTCGCCCCGCCTGGGGTCGGCCACGGGGGCCTCGGCCTTCCAGTTCCCCAGCTACCCCACCATCGCCTACTCGCCCATCGTggcctccttcccccacccactgGACACGCCCGGCATTGTGCCCTCGCCCACCTCTCGCAGCATTCCTGTCTTATGA